Proteins from one Limanda limanda chromosome 4, fLimLim1.1, whole genome shotgun sequence genomic window:
- the LOC133000037 gene encoding intermediate filament protein ON3-like gives MSSNYRQTASLHGYGNSSRRSTAAPGGSSYTISKRSSYGVGSAPSANFSSGSAFGYGSSQGGGSYGGFGSSQGGGSYGGGMMQQQITAVSVNSSLLAPLNLEIDPNIHIVRTHEKDQIKGLNNRFASFIDKVRFLEQQNKMLETKWSLLQDQTTTRSNIDSMFEAYISNLRRQLDGLGNEKVKLDGELKNMQGLVEDFKRKYEDEINKRAGAENEFVLLKKDVDAAYMNKVELEARADALQDEINFLRAVYEAELRELQGQIKDTSVVVEMDNSRNLDMDSIVAEVRAQYEDIANRSRAEAESWYKQKYEEMQSSAGQYGDDLRSTKTEIAELNRMIARLQNEIESVKAQRVNLEAQIAEAEERGELAVKDAKLRIRDLEDALQRAKQDMARQVREYQELMNVKLALDIEIATYRKLLEGEEDRINSGGSSATIHVQQSSGGTLNSSMSGGFGGGYSSGSYGGGYSSGGYGQGGMVTKTSSSSTSSRRAY, from the exons ATGTCTTCCaactacagacagacagcatCTCTCCATGGCTAcggaaacagcagcaggaggtccaCTGCCGCACCAGGAGGCAGCAGCTACACCATCTCGAAGAGATCCAGCTATGGCGTTGGTTCGGCTCCAAGTGCCAACTTTAGTAGTGGCAGTGCTTTTGGCTATGGTTCCAGCCAGGGGGGTGGCAGTTATGGCGGCTTTGGTTCCAGCCAAGGTGGTGGCAGTTATGGCGGTGGCATGATGCAGCAACAGATCACCGCTGTCTCTGTCAACTCGAGCCTGCTGGCCCCACTGAACCTGGAGATTGACCCCAACATCCACATTGTCCGCACCCATGAGAAGGACCAGATCAAGGGCCTCAACAACCGCTTCGCCTCCTTCATCGACAAG GTCAGATTCTTGGAGCAGCAGAACAAGATGCTGGAGACCAAATGGAGCCTCCTGCAGGACCAGACCACCACCCGCTCCAACATCGACAGCATGTTCGAGGCCTACATCTCCAACCTGCGCAGACAGCTCGATGGGCTGGGCAACGAGAAAGTCAAGCTGGATGGAGAGCTCAAGAACATGCAAGGCCTGGTTGAGGACTTCAAGAGGAA GTACGAGGATGAAATCAACAAGCGTGCAGGTGCAGAGAACGAGTTTGTGCTCCTGAAGAAG GATGTCGATGCTGCCTATATGAACAAGGTTGAGCTCGAGGCCAGGGCTGATGCTCTTCAGGACGAGATCAACTTCCTCAGAGCTGTCTATGAGGCT GAGCTTCGCGAGCTGCAGGGCCAGATCAAGGACACCTCTGTCGTTGTGGAGATGGACAACAGCCGTAACCTGGACATGGACTCCATTGTTGCTGAAGTGCGCGCTCAGTATGAGGATATTGCCAACCGCAGCAGAGCTGAAGCAGAGTCCTGGTACAAACAGAAg TACGAGGAGATGCAGTCGTCAGCCGGACAGTATGGTGATGACCTGCGCTCAACCAAGACTGAGATCGCTGAGCTGAACCGCATGATCGCCCGTCTTCAGAATGAGATCGAGTCTGTCAAAGCACAG AGGGTAAACCTTGAGGCTCAGATCGCAGAGGCCGAGGAACGTGGTGAGCTGGCAGTGAAGGACGCCAAGCTCCGCATCAGGGACCTGGAGGATGCTCTGCAGAGAGCCAAGCAGGACATGGCCCGCCAGGTGCGTGAATACCAGGAGCTGATGAACGTCAAGCTGGCCCTGGACATCGAAATCGCCACCTACAGGAAACTgctggaaggagaggaggacag AATCAACAGTGGAGGCTCCTCCGCAACCATTCACGTGCAGCAAAGCTCTGGAG GAACCCTCAACTCCAGCATGTCTGGTGGTTTTGGTGGTGGATACAGCAGTGGTAGCTATGGTGGTGGATACAGCAGTGGTGGTTATGGACAAGGTGGCATGGTCACCAAgacctcatcatcatcaaccagcagcaggagagccTATTAA